One genomic region from Podarcis raffonei isolate rPodRaf1 chromosome 16, rPodRaf1.pri, whole genome shotgun sequence encodes:
- the ADAR gene encoding double-stranded RNA-specific adenosine deaminase isoform X3 — MPGSYQRGTKRGLCAAAPVRASRSCLSSGAHVPAPSPAPQQHAMSRGVTRGRGSDQVPPKHSGLSNPAFFNGPLVPQGGEDFRQRQVLFLNGQLAEAPLWQPRAQRPQLYQGNRRGPGTFSPPQSSQHSSWGAARRLPCNSSWQEQKQAPQPPRPRYSGNSRREVEGLITDLRHLTLSGQGVEQRLLEILGQLRPGEAESARCLARKLEVQKKEVNHHLYRLLTRGQLCKIGEHPPLWRLADSPRPQGALREGNSAGQRGQGRFPVPGGGGGGEEESSASDPEDCPDSAAMAEVREKICNYLFSVADSTAHDLAKNIGLSKARNVNSTLLSLEKLGEVCKENANPPKWSLTDNKRKRMQNKQKAEEVREMAAPAPKPDPEPPTPCAEPELPASLPAPPLPSPSPPPPPPPPPPLLESEEENVENGQQVSSEPAEQGDACSPRAAAPPPRKRPRYHWFPNYDNFENGKWATDDIPEDLNAINNQDEESRCIMESPLSPSYAAQFDTAFLCTPLEKLMACQKKNPVSGLIEYTQYTYQHCEFVLLKQSGPSHEPRFKFQAVIDGRRFPPAEAGSKKLAKQEAAAHAMKILLREVEHEGEDGMEPEKSLYEDSSLSEAELPEQTESEALSTTQQMNVLSGKNPVSALMEYAQKSGSVCEFQLLSQDGPPHDPKFKYCVKVGERVFPAVVSNSKKGAKQMAAEAAMRGLTGDTSTLPEQTEAQGDQPADVPGVQPATVEEAKAASAKGVGELIKYLNSNPVSGLLEYARANGFAAEFKLINQTGPPHDPKFVFQAKVGGRWFPAVTAHSKKQGKQEAADAALRVLIGETEKAENSEGLTITELPVSGSTLHDQIAMLSHQRFNTLTARIQHSLLGRKILAAIIMRRGQEGLGVVVSIGTGNRCVKGEELSLKGETVNDCHAEIISRRGFIRFLYTELMKFDPSAPEDSIFQPLEDGKLKIKDDITFHLYISTAPCGDGALFDKSCTDQANTVGEGQHQPLFENPKQGKLRTKVENGEGTIPVESSDIVPTWDGIQHGERLRTMSCSDKILRWNVLGLQGALLSHFLQPVYLRSVTLGYLYSQGHLTRAICCRMSRDGNTFQSGLPEPYFVNHPEVTAV, encoded by the exons ATGCCTGGTTCTTACCAGCGTGGAACAAAAAGAG GCCTCTGCGCAGCAGCCCCCGTGAGAGCAAGCCGCAGCTGCCTCTCGTCTGGTGCACATGTGCCCGCCCCCAGCCCTGCGCCCCAGCAGCACGCTATGAGCAGAGGTGTCACTCGAGGCAGAGGTTCAGATCAGGTGCCCCCAAAACATAGCGGCCTCTCTAACCCAGCTTTCTTTAACGGTCCTCTTGTCCCGCAGGGAGGCGAGGATTTTCGGCAGCGGCAGGTCCTCTTCCTAAACGGGCAGCTCGCCGAAGCCCCGCTGTGGCAGCCCCGGGCGCAGCGACCCCAACTGTACCAGGGCAACCGCCGAGGTCCAGGCACCTTCTCACCTCCCCAGAGCTCCCAGCACAGCAGTTGGGGCGCAGCCAGGAGGCTTCCCTGCAACAGTAGCTGGCAGGAGCAGAAGCAGGCTCCCCAGCCCCCTCGGCCGAGGTACAGCGGCAATTCAAGGAGGGAAGTTGAAGGGCTCATCACAGACTTACGGCACCTGACGCTCTCCGGCCAAGGAGTTGAACAGCGGCTCTTGGAGATCTTGGGGCAGCTCCGACCTGGGGAGGCCGAATCTGCCCGCTGCCTTGCCCGTAAACTCGAAGTACAGAAGAAGGAGGTCAATCATCACCTCTACAGGCTTCTTACGCGAGGGCAGTTGTGCAAAATAGGGGAGCACCCTCCGTTGTGGAGGTTAGCAGACAGCCCTAGGCCCCAGGGAGCGTTGAGAGAAGGGAACTCCGCTGGCCAGAGGGGCCAGGGCCGATTCCCAGttcctgggggaggaggaggaggagaagaagagagctctgcctctgacccagagGACTGTCCCGATTCCGCCGCCATGGCCGAGGTCAGGGAGAAGATCTGCAACTACCTGTTCAGCGTCGCGGACTCGACGGCGCATGACCTTGCCAAAAACATCGGCCTCTCCAAGGCCCGGAACGTCAACTCCACCCTGCTGTCCTTGGAGAAGCTGGGGGAGGTGTGCAAGGAGAACGCCAACCCCCCCAAGTGGTCCCTCACTGACAACAAGCGCAAGAGGATGCAGAACAAGCAGAAGGCGGAAGAGGTCAGGGAAATGGCTGCCCCTGCTCCAAAACCGGACCCCGAGCCTCCGACCCCGTGCGCGGAACCGGAGCTGCCCGCCAGCTTgccagctcctcctcttccttccccttccccgcctcctcctccaccgccgccgccgccgcttctagAGAGTGAGGAGGAGAACGTTGAGAACGGGCAGCAGGTGTCGTCGGAGCCAGCGGAGCAGGGAGACGCTTGCTCTCCCCGGGCGGCGGCCCCCCCTCCTCGGAAGCGGCCCCGGTACCACTGGTTCCCCAACTACGACAACTTCGAGAACGGCAAGTGGGCCACCGACGACATCCCGGAGGACCTGAATGCCATCAACAACCAGGACGAGGAGTCCCGGTGCATCATGGAGTCCCCGCTCTCCCCCAGCTACGCGGCCCAGTTCGACACGGCCTTCCTGTGCACTCCCTTGGAGAAGCTCATGGCGTGCCAGAAGAAGAACCCCGTCAGTGGCTTGATCGAATACACCCAGTACACGTACCAGCATTGCGAGTTCGTCCTGCTGAAGCAGAGCGGGCCGTCACACGAGCCACG GTTTAAATTCCAGGCGGTGATCGACGGTCGCCGGTTCCCGCCAGCGGAAGCAGGCAGCAAGAAGTTGGCCAAACAGGAAGCGGCCGCCCACGCCATGAAGATCCTCTTGCGCGAAGTCGAGCACGAAGGGGAGGACGGCATGGAGCCGGAGAAATCCTTGTATGAGGACAGTTCTCTCAGCGAAGCAGAACTG cCTGAGCAGACAGAGTCAGAGGCTTTGTCTACAACGCAACAGATGAACGTGCTTTCTGGGAAGAACCCCGTCAGCGCCCTGATGGAATACGCACAGAAGTCGGGGAGCGTCTGCGAGTTCCAGCTGCTCTCTCAGGACGGCCCTCCCCACGATCCCAA GTTCAAGTACTGCGTGAAAGTGGGCGAACGCGTCTTCCCTGCCGTGGTATCGAACAGCAAGAAGGGAGCGAAGCAGATGGCCGCCGAGGCCGCCATGAGGGGTCTCACTGGGGACACCAGCACCTTACCTGAACAG ACAGAGGCCCAGGGCGACCAGCCTGCGGATGTGCCTGGTGTCCAGCCTGCAACTGTGGAAGAGGCAAAAGCCGCGAGCGCTAAGGGTGTCGGCGAGCTGATTAAGTACCTGAACTCCAACCCGGTCAGTGGCCTCCTGGAGTACGCCCGGGCCAATGGCTTTGCTGCTGAGTTTAAGCTGATCAATCAGACTGGGCCACCCCACGACCCCAA ATTCGTCTTCCAAGCCAAAGTGGGCGGCCGCTGGTTCCCGGCCGTCACGGCGCACAGCAAGAAGCAAGGCAAGCAGGAGGCTGCCGACGCAGCGCTCCGGGTTCTGATCGGGGAGACGGAGAAGGCGGAGAACTCCGAAGGGCTGACCATCACAGAG CTCCCCGTGAGCGGAAGCACACTCCACGACCAGATTGCTATGCTGAGCCACCAGCGGTTCAACACCCTGACCGCACGTATCCAGCACAGCTTGCTCGGGCGCAAGATCCTGGCCGCCATCATCATGAGGCGAGGGCAAGAGGGCCTGGGGGTCGTGGTGAGCATCGGAACAG GGAATCGCTGTGTGAAAGGGGAGGAGTTGAGCCTGAAAGGGGAGACGGTCAATGACTGTCATGCGGAGATCATTTCCAGGAGAGGTTTCATAAG GTTCCTCTACACAGAGCTCATGAAGTTTGACCCCTCGGCACCCGAAGACAGCATCTTCCAGCCCCTGGAGGATGGCAAGCTGAAGATCAAAGACGACATCACTTTTCACCTGTACATCAG CACGGCACCTTGTGGGGACGGGGCTCTCTTTGACAAATCCTGCACCGACCAGGCCAACACAGTCGGGGAAGGCCAGCACCAGCCGCTCTTCGAGAATCCCAAGCAGGGGAAGCTGCGCACAAAAGTTGAAAACG